The DNA segment GAACTCGACCGGTTGCTGCACCGGATCGATGCGAGTACGGGTGCCGAACGGCAGGACTATCTCACCGAACTGTGCCGGTTGGTGTTCCCACACGCGTTCGCCGAGGAATCAGTGCTCTGGCCGGCCATCCGGAAAATGGTGCCGGGCGGAGAACCGCTGACCCTGGAGATCGAACGCGAACACCAGGAGATCAACGAGCTGTTCACCGAGTTCGAGAAGGTACCCGAGAGCGATCCCCGGCACCAGCAACTGTGGGAGCGCATCAAAACGCTTCTGCGCGAGGATGTTCGGGACGAAGAGGACCGACTGCTTCCGATGCTCCAGGATGCCGCCGACCATCGCACGCTGATCCAGTTGGGCTGGGCCTGGGAGGCGGTGCGGCGGATCGCGCCGACCCGTCCTCATCCCGTCGTGGCCCGGCGCCCACCGGGCAATGTCGCCGCGGCGGCCCCGCTGACCGTCCTCGACCGCGCACGCGACCACCTCGACCGCGGCGCGCGCCGTTCGTCCGGTAGGCAGCGCGACGTGCTCACCTCGGTGAGTTCAGGGCTCGCGCGGGTCGCCGGCGTGGTCGAACATGTACCGCCGTTCACGCGCGGTGAGGATCCGAGCACCAACACCCCGCGCACACCCGACAAGCGGTGATCGACGAAAAACCGGGCGGTGGTTGACCTTTCGATCAGCCACCGCCCGGATCGCCGGCTGCGCTAGCTCGCGTCGCCCTGATCCTCGGCGTCGCGAACGCCTTCCGGCGGCGGCGTGGAGTATCCGGGACTCGCGCTCGGCACTCCGGTCTCGGCCTGCTGGTCGTCGTCAGGCGTCGGTTCCGGTGAGCTCATCAATCCTCCTGAAACGGTTCGGGTAGACCACAGAACTACCCGGCACGCCGAATCGGAAACCGGCTTGAGCCGGCCGCCGGGTGGGAACCCTGGCCGGGATGTCTTCTCAACTGCGCCATGAACGCGTCCTCATCGTGGGCGCGGGCCCCTGCGGATTGGCGATCGCCCGCCAACTCCGCCACGAACAGAACGTCGACGCGCTGGTCCTCGACCGCGCGGCCGCGCCGGCGTCGGCCTGGCGTGACCGCTACGACGGTTTCCGTCTCAACACCTGTGGCTACTGGTCGCACCTGCCGGGACAACCCATCCCCCGGCGTTACGGCCGCTGGCCCCGGCGGGACGACATGGTCGACTACTTCGACAGTTACGTTCGGCGCCAACGGCTCCGGCTGGCTCTCGGGGTCACGGTGACCCGCATCGACCGCGACGACGACCGGTGGCACCTCACCACCGACGCAGAGTCGTACACCGCCGACGCCGTGGTGATCGCGACCGGGAACTATCACACCCCGGCGCTGCCGGCCTGGCCGGGAATGGAGGGCTTCACGGGCGAACTGCTGCACTCGGCCGACTACCGCAATCCCTGGCCGTTCGCCGGGCGCGACGTGCTGGTGGTCGGGGTGGGCAACTCCGCCACCGACATCGCGCTGCAACTCAGCGACGGGGTGGCCGCCCGGGTGCGACTGGCCGTGCGCAACCCGCCACACCTGGTGCCCCGGTCAGCCGCCGGAATACCGGTCGACGCGTTCAGCGCGGCGCTCCAGCGACTGCCGGTCCCGGTACTCGATCACGCGGCCGCGGTGGTGAGCAGGCTGTGGTTCGGCGACCTGAGCCCGGCGGGCCTGCCGGCGCCGCGAAAAGGTATCTACCGTGCGCTGCTCGACGACGGCAGCATCCCCACCCTCGGTGACGAACTGGTGCCGCGGATCAAGGCGGGGCGGATCGAGGTGGTCGGGGCAGTCGAATCATTCGAGGCGGCCGACGTCGTGCTCGCCGACGGCGGGAGGATCCGGCCGGACGTGGTCATCGGTGCGACGGGATACCGGCACGGCCTCGAACCACTCGTCGGGCATCTGGGTGTACTCGACGAGGACGGCGCGCCACTGGTCAACGGCCTGCCCGGCGCCGCACCGGGGCTGTGGTTCGCCGGTTACGACGAGCCGCTGATCGGTCCGTTGCAGTCGTTCCGGTTGCAGGCGGGCCCGCTCGCCGCGGAGGTCGCCCGCGCCGTGCGCCCGCTTGACGCCGAACGTGAGCTTGTGGCTGACGAATAGGCCGAATCTCGCACACAGCCTCACGTTCGGCGCGTCGTCAGACCCGGTCGGCCAGGGCCCGCCCCGCGGCGCGGCCGGAGAAGATGCACCCGCCGAGGAACGTGCCCTCCAGCGCGTTGTACCCGTGCACGCCGCCACCGCCGAAACCCGCGACTTCACCGGCGGCGTACAGGCCGTCGATCGGCTGCCCGTCCAGGCCGATGGCGCGCGAGGCCAGGTCGGTCTGTATGCCGCCCAACGTCTTTCGCGTCAGGATGTGCAGTTTGATGCCGATCAGCGGTCCGGCCTTCGGATCGAGGATGCGGTGCGGTGCGGTGGTGCGGCCGATGCGGTCGGCCAGGGAGCTGCGCGAGTTGTGGATGCCCTGGATCTGCGCGTCCTTGCTGAACGGGTTGGCCACCTGCAGATCGCGCGCCTCGATCTGGCGGCGGATCACCGCGGGGTCCAGCAGCGGCCGGTCGGTCAGCGCGTTCATCTTGGCGACCAGGCCGTCGAGGTCGTCGGCGACGACGAAGTCGACCCCGTGCTTCTTGAACGCCTCGACGGGACCGGGTCCACCCTTGCTGAACAACCGCTCCTTGAGGAACGCGCGGCGGTCCTTGGCGGTGATGTCGGGGTTCTGCTCCGACCCGGACAGCGCGAACTCCTTCTCGATGATGCGCTGGGTCAGGATGAACCAGGAGTGGTCGTGCTCGGCGATGTCGGGGGTGGTGCGCAGGTAACGCAGCGTGCCCAACGTGTCGTAGCCGGGCAGATACGGCGCGGGCAACCGACGGCCCAACGCGTCGAACCACATCGACGACGGTCCGGGCAGGATGCGGATCGCGTGGTCCGGCCAGATCGGATCCCAGTTGACGATGCCCTCGGTGTAGTGCCACATCCGGTCCCGGTTCACCAGGCGCACACCGGAATCCGCGGCGATGTCGAGCATGCGGCCGTCGACGTGGGCGGGGACGCCGGTGATCATCGACCGCGGTGCGGTGCCCAGCCGGGCGGGCCAGAAGCGGCGCACGATCTCGTGGTTGGCGCCGATGCCGCCCGTCGTCACCACCACCGCCTGGGCGGAGAGTTCGAAGTCGCCGACCGAGTCGCGGTTGGACGGGGCGCCGCGCACCGCACCGTCGGGGGCCAGCACGGTGCCGCGCACTCCGGTGACGGCGCCGTCGGTGTACACCAGTCCGTCCACGCGGTGCCGGTGGTGGAACCGCACGAGTCCACGCCCCGCGGCGGAGTCGGCGAACGGGCCGACGATCCCGGTGCCGGTGCCCCACGCGACGTGGAAGCGGGGCACCGAGTTGCCGTGCCCGGTGGCGGTGAGATCACCGCGTTCGGCCCAGCCGACGGTCGGCAGGAACGAGATGCCGTGCCCGGTCAGGTAGTCGCGTTTCTCACCGGCGGCCCATTCGACATAGGCGCGCGCCCACTTGGCCGCCCACACGTCCTCGTCGTCGAGCCGGTCGAACGCGGCGCTGCCCTGCCAGTCGCTCCACGCGAGCTCGAAGGAGTCCTTGATGCGCATGCGGCGCTGTTCGGGGCTGTCCACCAGGAAGAGCCCACCGAACGACCAGTACGCCTGCCCGCCGAGGTTGGCGGCGTTCTCCTGGTCGACGACCGCCACCCTCTTGCCGCGGCGGGTCAACTCGTGGGTGGCGACCAGACCGGCGAGGCCCGCACCCACCACGATGACGTCAGCGTCCATGGGACTCAAGATATCGGTTGCCGCCGGTGCGACGGCCTGGATGAATGGCAGCCGTGACGACATCACCGTTGAGCCGATTGACCCGTAAGCCGGACCGCGGGCAGGACCTCGCCCTGGTGCACGAGGTCTTCGACACCGCGATGGTGGCGACCGTCTCGACAGTGCTGGACGATGAGCCGTGGGCGGTGCCGATGCTCGTCGCACGCGAGGGGGACCGGCTGCTGCTGCACGGGTCGACCGGCGCGGGCGCGCTGCGCCACGTCGCGGCGGGGGCGAAGGTGTGTGTGAGCGCTTTCGTGTTCGACGCGCTGGTGATCGCCGAGCGGCAGTTCGACCACTCGGCGAACTATCGCTCCGCGGTGGTCCGTGGGGTCTGCCGGGTGGTGGACGGCGACGAGGCGCCGGGGCTGCTCGACCGGTTCACCGAGGCGCTGATCCCGGGCCGCGCGGCGGAATGCCCGCCGCATTCGGCGAAGGAACTGGCGTCGACTCTGCTGCTCGAGGTGCCGATCGTCGACGGGCAGTGGGTGGCCAAGGCGAGGAGCGGCCCGGCGTCCGAGGGCGCCGCGTGGACCGGGGTGGTGCCCGTCTCGACCCGTTACGGGGCGCCGGTGTCCGATTCGCCGCTTCCGGTTCCGCCGTCGGTGCAGCGGCTCATCGACCGGTGAGCCCTCCGGTGCACTGGGTGTACCCGCCGCTCAGCCCGTCCAGCGCGATCAGCATGCCGTCAGCGGTGATGCGGCACGTCACGTCCCCGGACGACGATCCGGTACGGCCCGCGCTCAGCGACAGGAAGCGGGCGGCCAGCGGCACCGTGAACTGCCGCCGCCACGGGAGGGTGACCAGCGTCGGCGCGGACAGCGCGCCGTCGGAATCCTCGTAGCGGATCTCCACCGCGCCGGCGGAACCGGTCACCTCGTAGGTGACGGCGACCTCCTGCGGATCGTCGCGCAGCGTCCACGCGGCCGATGCGGCGAACAGCACCAGCGCGACCACCAGCGAGCCGCGCAGCCACCGGATTCGACGCGCCATCGGAGGCCTCCTCACCAGTGTCGAGGGTAGGCCTCACCAGGCTGCGGGCAGGCCGCAGCGGTATGGTGGCGCTTTCCGGGGGGATCGCGGCCGCCACGCCGCGTCTGTCGTCATGCAGTCAAGAGGAGCAACCGTTGCCCCTGAACACCGTCGCGCTCGAACTCGTGGCGCCGAATGTCGAACGAGGCCGCGAGCATGCGCTCGAAGATGCCCACAAGGTGCTCCGTTGCTCGGCCGAGGCCGGTATCGAGGGTCGCATCGGCCACGTCATGATCCCCGGGATGATCGAGGAGGACAGCGGCCGTCCCATCGAGATGAAACCCAAGATGGACGTGCTCGAGTTCTGGCAGATCATCAAGCCGGAGCTGCCGGGTGTGCGCGGGCTGTGCACGCAGGTCACCGCGTTCCTCGACGAGACCGCGCTGCGGTCCCGGCTGACCGAGCTGAGTTCGGCCGGCTTCGACGGCATCGCGTTCGTCGGCGTGCCGCGGACGATGAACGACGGGGAGGGCAGCGGCGTCGCCCCGACCGATGCACTGTCGCTCTACGAGGATCTGGTGCCGAACCGCGGTGCCATCCTGATCCCGACCCGCGACGGTGAGCAGGGCCGCTTCACGTTCAAGTGCAAGCAGGGCGCGACCTACGGGATGACGCAGCTGCTGTACTCCGACGCGATCGTCGGATTCCTCGAGGAGTTCGCGGCGAGCAACGAGTACCGCCCGGAGATCCTGCTGTCGTTCGGGTTCGTGCCGAAGATGGAGAGCCGCGTCGGGCTCATCAACTGGCTGATCCAGGATCCGGGTAACGCCGCGGTCGCCGCGGAGCAGGAGTTCGTCAAGACGCTTGCCGCCAGCGAGCCGGCCGACAAGCGGCGGATGCTGCTCGACCTGTACAAACGGGTGATCGACGGTGTCGCGGACCTGGGCTTCCCGCTCAGCGTCCACCTGGAGGCGACCTACGGGGTGTCCACGCCGGCGTTCGAGACGTTCGCCGAGATGCTGGAGTACTGGTCGCCCGGCACTGCATGACGCGGCCCGTATCCTGGCGCGAGTGTCCGAACCGTCCGTCCGTGAGCTGCGCAGCCGCCTGGACGGTCTGACCTACCGCGACGCCGCCCGCCTCGGCCGCCGGCTCAGACAGGCCAAACCCGGGGCGCTCGCGCCGATCGCCGAGCAGATCAGCGCCGCCGAGGCGCTGATCGCCACCCGGTTGGCGGCCGTGCCCGCGATCAGCTACCCCGACCTTCCGGTCAGCGAACGCCGCGACGAGATCGCCAAGGCCATCACCGAGAACCAGGTGATCGTCGTCGCCGGCGAGACCGGATCCGGCAAGACCACCCAGCTGCCGAAGATCTGCCTGGAACTCGGGCGCGGCATCCGCGGCACGATCGGTCACACCCAGCCCCGTCGCCTCGCGGCGCGCACCGTCGCCCAGCGCATCGCCGACGAACTGGGCACTCCGCTCGGAGACGCCGTCGGCTACACCGTGCGGTTCACCGACCAGGCCTCCGACCGAACGCTGGTCAAGCTGATGACCGACGGCATCCTGCTCGCCGAGATCCAGCGCGACCGCCGGTTGCTGCGCTACGACACCCTCATCCTCGACGAGGCCCACGAGCGCAGCCTCAACATCGACTTCCTGCTCGGCTACCTGCGCGAGCTGCTGCCGCGCCGGCCCGACCTCAAGGTCATCGTCACCTCCGCGACGATCGAGCCCGAGCGGTTCGCCGCGCACTTTCATGGCGCGCCCATCGTCGAGGTGTCCGGCCGCACGTATCCGGTGGAGATCCGGTACCGGCCGCTGGAGGTACCGATCATCGACGACTCGACGGAGGACCCGGACGATCCGGACCACGAAGTCGTCCGCACCGAACTCCGCGACCCGACCGACGCGATCGTCGACGCCGTGCGTGAACTCGAGGCCGAACCGCCCGGCGACGTGCTGGTTTTCCTGTCCGGTGAACGTGAGATCCGTGACACCGCCGAGGTGCTGCGCGGTGAGCTGGGCCCGACGACGGAGGTGCTGCCGCTCTACGCGCGCCTGCCCACCGCCGACCAGCAGAAGGTGTTCGCCCCGCACACCGGGCGCCGCGTCGTGCTGTCGACCAACGTCGCCGAGACATCGCTGACGGTCCCGGGCATCCGCTACGTCGTCGACCCGGGTACCGCGCGCATCTCCCGCTACAGCCGTCGCACCAAGGTGCAGCGGCTGCCGATCGAGCCGATCTCGCAGGCGTCGGCCGCCCAGCGCGCCGGCCGGTCGGGCCGCACCGCCCCGGGCGTGTGTATCCGGCTGTACTCCGAGAAGGACTTCGAGGGCAGACCGCGCTACACCGATCCGGAGATCCTGCGCACCAACCTCGCGGCGGTGATCCTGCAGATGGCCGCGCTCGGCCTCGGGGACGTCGAGGAGTTCCCGTTCCTGGACCCGCCGGAGAAACGCAGCATCCGCGACGGCGTGACCCTGCTGCAGGAGCTCGGCGCGTTCGACCTGCAGGGGACGCTCACCGACATCGGGCGCCGGCTGGCGCGGCTGCCGCTCGACCCGCGGATCGGCCGGATGATCCTGCAGGCCGACACCGAAGGCTGCGTGCGCGAGGTGCTGGTGCTCGCGGCCGCGCTGTCGATCCCCGATCCGCGGGAGCGCCCCGTCGACCGCGAGGACGCCGCCCGCCAGAAGCACGCCCGGTTCGCCGACGAGCACTCCGATTTCATCTCCTACCTCAACCTGTGGCGGTACCTCGGCGAGCAACGAAAAGAGCGCTCCGGCAGCTCTTTCCGGCGGATGTGCCGCGAGGAGTTCCTGCACTACCTGCGGATCCGCGAGTGGCAGGACCTGACCGGCCAGCTGCGCACCATCGCCCGCGACCTCGGCATCCGCGAATCCGACGAACCCGCACCGCCGGCCAGCGTGCACGCCGCGCTGCTGGCCGGGCTGCTGTCGCATGTCGGGCTGCGCGACGGGGACGGACGCGACTATCAGGGCGCGCGGAACTCGCGATTCGTCCTGGCGCCCGGTTCGGTGCTGACCAAGCGGCCGCCGCGCTGGATCGTCGTCGCGGACCTGGTGGAGACCAGCCGGCTGTTCGGCCGCATCGGCGCGCGCATCGATCCCGACACCGTCGAGCGGATCGCCGGAGATCTGGTGCAGCGCACCCACAGTGAACCGCACTGGGACGCCGAACGCGGTGCGGTGATGGGGTTCGAGCGGGTCACGCTCTACGGGCTGCCGCTGGTGGCGCGCCGCCGCGTCAACTACGCGCAGATCGACCCGGAACTGGCGCGCGAACTGTTCATCCGCCACGCCCTGGTCGAAGGCGACTGGCAGACCAAACACCATTTCTTCCGCGACAACGCGCGGCTGCGTGAGGAACTCGAAGAGGTCGAGGAGCGGGCCCGCCGGCGCGATCTGCTGGTCGGCGACGAAGAGGTGTTCGCGTACTACAACTCGCGCATCCCCGAAAACATCGTCTCGGCACGGCATTTCGACGCGTGGTGGCGTAAGCAGCGGCACAGGACGCCTCATCTGTTGACGATGACGCGCGACGACCTGTTGCGGTCCGACGGCGCCGAGGAACTGCCCGACCAGTGGCAAGCCGGGGACCTCGCGCTGCCGCTGACCTACCGCTTCGAACCCGGTGCGGCCGACGACGGCATCACGGTGCACGTGCCCGTCGAGGTGCTGGCCCGCCTCGGCGGTGACGAGTTCGCCTGGCATGTGCCGGCTTTGCGTGAGGAGCTGGTCACCGCGCTGATCAAGTCGCTACCGAAGGAGCTGCGCCGCAACTTCGTTCCCGTGCCGGACACCGCGCGGGACGTGCTGCGAACGATCGATCCGGCCAGCGGACCGCTGCTGAAGAGCCTGCAGCACGAACTGTGGCGGCGCAGCGGTGTGACGGTGCCGCTCGACGCGTTCGACCTCGAGAAGATTCCGGCGCATCTGCGGGTGACGTTCGCGGTCGAGAAGGACGGCGCCGAGGTGGCGCGGGGCAAGGATCTGGAGACGCTGCAGGAGCAGTTGGCCGCACCGGTGCGGGCCGCCGTCGCGCGTGCGGTGGCCGACGGGCTGGAGCGGAGCGGGCTGCGCACCTGGCCGGACGACCTCGACGACGTGCCCCGCACGGTCGAGAACACCACTGGCGGGCATCGGGTCCGGGGCTATCCGGCGTTCGTCGACGCGGGCGGTGCGGTCGACGTGCGGGTCTTCGCGACGCCGGCCGAGCAGCGCGCCGCGATGGGTCCCGGGATCCGGCGGCTGTTGCGGTTGGCGGCGCCGTCGCCGGTCAAGAACGTGGAGCGCGCGCTGGACACCCGGCGCCGGTTGGTGCTCGGCGCGAACCCGGACGGATCGCTGGGTGCGCTGATCGAAGACTGTGCGGATGCGGCGGTGGATGCGCTTGTCCGCGAGCCGGTGTGGACGAGGGCAGAGTTCGATGCGCTGCGGCAGCGGGTGGCGACGGCGTTGGTGCCGACGACGCTCGACATCGTGGCCCGGGTGGAGAAGGTGCTGGCCGCCGCGCAACAGGCGCAGGTGGCGCTGCCGGCCAAGCCCCCGCCCACGCAGGCCGAGGCGATCGCCGACGTCCGCGCGCAGCTCGCGGCGCTGCTCCCGAAGGGCTTCGTCACCGCGACGGGGGTGGCGCACCTGGCCGACCTGACCCGGTACCTCACCGCGATCGGTCGCCGCCTCGAGCGACTGCCGCATGCCACCGGCGCCGACCGCGAACGGATGGCGCGGGTGCACGCCGTGCAGGAAGCCTATGACGAACTACGACAGTCGCTTTCGCCGAGCCGCGCCGCCGCCGAGGACGTCCGGGACATCGGGCGG comes from the Mycolicibacterium litorale genome and includes:
- a CDS encoding hemerythrin domain-containing protein, which produces MTSSLADQNLAQLGGPFSVLTRQKRDHIELDRLLHRIDASTGAERQDYLTELCRLVFPHAFAEESVLWPAIRKMVPGGEPLTLEIEREHQEINELFTEFEKVPESDPRHQQLWERIKTLLREDVRDEEDRLLPMLQDAADHRTLIQLGWAWEAVRRIAPTRPHPVVARRPPGNVAAAAPLTVLDRARDHLDRGARRSSGRQRDVLTSVSSGLARVAGVVEHVPPFTRGEDPSTNTPRTPDKR
- a CDS encoding flavin-containing monooxygenase — its product is MSSQLRHERVLIVGAGPCGLAIARQLRHEQNVDALVLDRAAAPASAWRDRYDGFRLNTCGYWSHLPGQPIPRRYGRWPRRDDMVDYFDSYVRRQRLRLALGVTVTRIDRDDDRWHLTTDAESYTADAVVIATGNYHTPALPAWPGMEGFTGELLHSADYRNPWPFAGRDVLVVGVGNSATDIALQLSDGVAARVRLAVRNPPHLVPRSAAGIPVDAFSAALQRLPVPVLDHAAAVVSRLWFGDLSPAGLPAPRKGIYRALLDDGSIPTLGDELVPRIKAGRIEVVGAVESFEAADVVLADGGRIRPDVVIGATGYRHGLEPLVGHLGVLDEDGAPLVNGLPGAAPGLWFAGYDEPLIGPLQSFRLQAGPLAAEVARAVRPLDAERELVADE
- a CDS encoding FAD-binding dehydrogenase — translated: MDADVIVVGAGLAGLVATHELTRRGKRVAVVDQENAANLGGQAYWSFGGLFLVDSPEQRRMRIKDSFELAWSDWQGSAAFDRLDDEDVWAAKWARAYVEWAAGEKRDYLTGHGISFLPTVGWAERGDLTATGHGNSVPRFHVAWGTGTGIVGPFADSAAGRGLVRFHHRHRVDGLVYTDGAVTGVRGTVLAPDGAVRGAPSNRDSVGDFELSAQAVVVTTGGIGANHEIVRRFWPARLGTAPRSMITGVPAHVDGRMLDIAADSGVRLVNRDRMWHYTEGIVNWDPIWPDHAIRILPGPSSMWFDALGRRLPAPYLPGYDTLGTLRYLRTTPDIAEHDHSWFILTQRIIEKEFALSGSEQNPDITAKDRRAFLKERLFSKGGPGPVEAFKKHGVDFVVADDLDGLVAKMNALTDRPLLDPAVIRRQIEARDLQVANPFSKDAQIQGIHNSRSSLADRIGRTTAPHRILDPKAGPLIGIKLHILTRKTLGGIQTDLASRAIGLDGQPIDGLYAAGEVAGFGGGGVHGYNALEGTFLGGCIFSGRAAGRALADRV
- a CDS encoding pyridoxamine 5'-phosphate oxidase family protein, translated to MAAVTTSPLSRLTRKPDRGQDLALVHEVFDTAMVATVSTVLDDEPWAVPMLVAREGDRLLLHGSTGAGALRHVAAGAKVCVSAFVFDALVIAERQFDHSANYRSAVVRGVCRVVDGDEAPGLLDRFTEALIPGRAAECPPHSAKELASTLLLEVPIVDGQWVAKARSGPASEGAAWTGVVPVSTRYGAPVSDSPLPVPPSVQRLIDR
- a CDS encoding MmpS family transport accessory protein; its protein translation is MARRIRWLRGSLVVALVLFAASAAWTLRDDPQEVAVTYEVTGSAGAVEIRYEDSDGALSAPTLVTLPWRRQFTVPLAARFLSLSAGRTGSSSGDVTCRITADGMLIALDGLSGGYTQCTGGLTGR
- a CDS encoding mycobacterial-type methylenetetrahydrofolate reductase, translating into MPLNTVALELVAPNVERGREHALEDAHKVLRCSAEAGIEGRIGHVMIPGMIEEDSGRPIEMKPKMDVLEFWQIIKPELPGVRGLCTQVTAFLDETALRSRLTELSSAGFDGIAFVGVPRTMNDGEGSGVAPTDALSLYEDLVPNRGAILIPTRDGEQGRFTFKCKQGATYGMTQLLYSDAIVGFLEEFAASNEYRPEILLSFGFVPKMESRVGLINWLIQDPGNAAVAAEQEFVKTLAASEPADKRRMLLDLYKRVIDGVADLGFPLSVHLEATYGVSTPAFETFAEMLEYWSPGTA
- the hrpA gene encoding ATP-dependent RNA helicase HrpA yields the protein MSEPSVRELRSRLDGLTYRDAARLGRRLRQAKPGALAPIAEQISAAEALIATRLAAVPAISYPDLPVSERRDEIAKAITENQVIVVAGETGSGKTTQLPKICLELGRGIRGTIGHTQPRRLAARTVAQRIADELGTPLGDAVGYTVRFTDQASDRTLVKLMTDGILLAEIQRDRRLLRYDTLILDEAHERSLNIDFLLGYLRELLPRRPDLKVIVTSATIEPERFAAHFHGAPIVEVSGRTYPVEIRYRPLEVPIIDDSTEDPDDPDHEVVRTELRDPTDAIVDAVRELEAEPPGDVLVFLSGEREIRDTAEVLRGELGPTTEVLPLYARLPTADQQKVFAPHTGRRVVLSTNVAETSLTVPGIRYVVDPGTARISRYSRRTKVQRLPIEPISQASAAQRAGRSGRTAPGVCIRLYSEKDFEGRPRYTDPEILRTNLAAVILQMAALGLGDVEEFPFLDPPEKRSIRDGVTLLQELGAFDLQGTLTDIGRRLARLPLDPRIGRMILQADTEGCVREVLVLAAALSIPDPRERPVDREDAARQKHARFADEHSDFISYLNLWRYLGEQRKERSGSSFRRMCREEFLHYLRIREWQDLTGQLRTIARDLGIRESDEPAPPASVHAALLAGLLSHVGLRDGDGRDYQGARNSRFVLAPGSVLTKRPPRWIVVADLVETSRLFGRIGARIDPDTVERIAGDLVQRTHSEPHWDAERGAVMGFERVTLYGLPLVARRRVNYAQIDPELARELFIRHALVEGDWQTKHHFFRDNARLREELEEVEERARRRDLLVGDEEVFAYYNSRIPENIVSARHFDAWWRKQRHRTPHLLTMTRDDLLRSDGAEELPDQWQAGDLALPLTYRFEPGAADDGITVHVPVEVLARLGGDEFAWHVPALREELVTALIKSLPKELRRNFVPVPDTARDVLRTIDPASGPLLKSLQHELWRRSGVTVPLDAFDLEKIPAHLRVTFAVEKDGAEVARGKDLETLQEQLAAPVRAAVARAVADGLERSGLRTWPDDLDDVPRTVENTTGGHRVRGYPAFVDAGGAVDVRVFATPAEQRAAMGPGIRRLLRLAAPSPVKNVERALDTRRRLVLGANPDGSLGALIEDCADAAVDALVREPVWTRAEFDALRQRVATALVPTTLDIVARVEKVLAAAQQAQVALPAKPPPTQAEAIADVRAQLAALLPKGFVTATGVAHLADLTRYLTAIGRRLERLPHATGADRERMARVHAVQEAYDELRQSLSPSRAAAEDVRDIGRMIQELRVSLWAQQLGTARPVSEQRIYRAIDAVTP